Within Topomyia yanbarensis strain Yona2022 chromosome 2, ASM3024719v1, whole genome shotgun sequence, the genomic segment TTGTCTATTGCGGGCCATCGGCAGATGTAAGTGAAGCACATGGTCATTAAATCTGGTTACCTCTACGGAAAGTTGGACGACGTGGTGTATATGCGCCAGAGTGCAGACTAAATCGAATCATTTATGACTTGAAACAATGTGCAATAGTTTGGCATAAGACGCTAACAGATATACTGAAGCAGCTTGGGTTCGAGTAGTGTAGTTCCGGAAAATAGATTGGGAAGAATAGGTGGATGTATCTGTTCCTATATGTGGTAGATTTGCTGTTGGTCAGGAGGAGGTAATCTACGAAGTCGAGCAAGCATTGCAGGAGCGACTGAAAATTACAAGGCTAGATGACATCCAAAGTTTTTAGGCATTTATGTGCGGATAAACTCGGACGGATTCTTCATGATTTCCCAATGTGCTTTCATGAAAAGAATGGTGGGAcgtttggaaaacaacaaacgcaagtagcCTAAAGGATCGAAGTACCCAATGGATCCGGGTTACTACAAGGTGACCGAGGCTAGTGAGAAGTGAGGAATACCACAAGTCGGTCGTCTTCTGTACTTGTCCGTCGACAGCCGTCCAGACGTCGCAGCGGTTGTCGGAATCTTGAGGCGGAAAGGTATTTGCCCGTCGGTGACCGACTGGACCGAGGCGAAGCGCATAGTGCGTTACTTGATACACACGGTTGACTACGGATCGACACTTGGAAGGAGTGGACGTGAGCTACTTCTATTAGGATGTTGTGATGCCGATTTGGCGGGCGATAGTAGTGATCGCAAACCTTGTACTGGCTACATGTTCAGTCTAGGAGGAGCGACTATGACTTGGGTAAGCCGAAAGCAGAACTGCGTGGCCATGTCCATCATGGAGGCCGAATACGTGGCCCTCTCAGAGGTTACGCAGGAAGTTGGTTGGCTACGACATTTACCAGCTGAACTGAACGAGAAGCAACAACGCGAATACACTCCTTccgataaaaaataaatatgttgtTCCATTTTGACGTTTATTAGTTGCGCTGAGTTCATCGAAATAAAGACACGTTGTTCAAAGTGCGTGGTCGTGTAATTCTTTATTTCGTGCGGATTATCCGTGTTTTCGTAGATCTGGTTCCGTCGATTGTCCGCCCACGTCGAACAGCGGTGTCGACAagataaattatcagttaatccaaacaaaacttcaatggttctgtTCACGAAAAAGCGAATATCAACCGTGGGTTCgttccttgcagttctttgactctgagctactgtgtgcaggtCAAGTTAAATACGTTGGAGTTTTGTTGGATTCCAAACTAAATTTGTGTACtaacattgagttcagagtcaagaaagcgtgcatgggcTTCGGGCAGAGCAGACAAACTTTTGAAAAACCCTGGGATCTGAAACTTAAATACCTTTATTGTTTTTAACGGGAAAAAGGTCCATTACTGCCATACGGATGTCTGGTTTGGTGACAAAGGAGAAAGGTAATGACAGTCCACGccaagctaaaccatctgcaaagaattgCGCTTATGGCGCTAACTGGTGCTGGTGCTAccacaactccgactgctgccCTTGAGGATCTTCTatatatcaaaccattacactgttacactgacggttcccTGATGGAGGGACATGCTGGTGCCGGTCTCTATTgttgtgaaatgagattggaataaTCTCACTCGCTATGTAGATATAGTActatattccaagcagaaatcttcctGATTGTGTGCAGGGTACAATCGGTccttcaacagagcttgtccggcaaagttatGAAGTTTTGAGTTGATAAATGattatgaaattaatgaaacccATACTGTTAATTTTGTTGTTGATTATAAATGCCTCTGAAAAATTCAAATACCTATTTCAGCATTTATGAGTTCCGaacaaatatgattttaatgAATGCCCAAAACTCACCATTCTCATACCCGTTTTCTTTTCCACCTTACAGAGTCACAGTCTTCGAACCTTCCCGGATTGCTGGCATTGGTAAACACAAACCCGGATATGAGCGGTGTTGGCGGTGGACAAGGCACCACCAGCGGCTGCAACATCCGCTTGTCCAGCATTCCGGAGTTCTACGACCAGTCCAGTGCGAGCAGCATCAACACCATTAAACTCGAATCGGCTTCACCCAGTCCGTCCCCTAGCACTACCTCAATGATGGACGCGTTGAGTAGTAATCCTATCCTGACCACAGCATCGGTACCGATTCCATCACGCCACGCTAACCAGAGGTCCATGGTGACCGATCTGTCCGAGTATGTCTTCGATATTGAACAATCTCAGTCTCCACAGCTGCTGCAGGATATCAGCTTCGTGACAACGAGTAGCAACTCCGGCTTGCATACTTCTACTCCGGTGGATACCATTTTTACATTGCAGAATATTTCCGAAAGTGGTTTCATGAGCGATGGTATTCAAATTGGTACAATGAACGTAAGTGGCTTTGGACCAACTGAAATGTGGACGACTGATTCATTCGGGCAGATCATTTCGCCGTCTTCAACGGTTTCTTCCGTAACTAACGTCGGTGGCGGCCACACGGGTCAATTTCATATGGATGAAGACGATATATATCAGCTCGAAAAGGATGAGTTGATTAGTGGACCCACATTGGGAGACATTTTCGCTACTGATCTTTTGCACGAGGATTTCATGATGCTGAACCCTTCTCTTAATCATCCATCACCCAATCTCAGTGGTGACAGCGGAAGCGGAAGCGGGATCCATTTATCACCTAGTCTGCCACAACAAATTCTACGTTCCAATACAAATGCAAACACGAATAATAATTTGATTCTGACTCTTGGAAATAACATGCAACTATCGAGTGATTTAATGTTGTCAACTACTTGCGAGATCTATGATGACCATACTCAAATATCCACTTCTCCGTACACATCAAACAATGTGAATTCGCCAGCGGCTTTTTCGCCTGATAGCCACAGTTCCAGTCCGTCGTTGGGTTTCTCTCAAACGCATACCCCTCCACCACAGAGCCATATGCACCAGCAGCTACAAATGAACGCCCTGAACAACAACCGAATGATCAAGGTCGAAAGTTCGGAGCAAATAAAGACCCAAAATGTAACGAACAACAATCTGAGTCGTAGTCCCGGCAACGTTGCGCAAGTACAGTACAACCCGAAGTAT encodes:
- the LOC131680546 gene encoding uncharacterized protein LOC131680546 — translated: MDPGYYKVTEASENRPDVAAVVGILRRKGICPSVTDWTEAKRIVRYLIHTVDYGSTLGRSGRELLLLGCCDADLAGDSSDRKPCTGYMFSLGGATMTWVSRKQNCVAMSIMEAEYVALSEVTQEVGWLRHLPAELNEKQQREYTPSDKK
- the LOC131683684 gene encoding protein CREBRF homolog isoform X2 encodes the protein MSGVGGGQGTTSGCNIRLSSIPEFYDQSSASSINTIKLESASPSPSPSTTSMMDALSSNPILTTASVPIPSRHANQRSMVTDLSEYVFDIEQSQSPQLLQDISFVTTSSNSGLHTSTPVDTIFTLQNISESGFMSDGIQIGTMNVSGFGPTEMWTTDSFGQIISPSSTVSSVTNVGGGHTGQFHMDEDDIYQLEKDELISGPTLGDIFATDLLHEDFMMLNPSLNHPSPNLSGDSGSGSGIHLSPSLPQQILRSNTNANTNNNLILTLGNNMQLSSDLMLSTTCEIYDDHTQISTSPYTSNNVNSPAAFSPDSHSSSPSLGFSQTHTPPPQSHMHQQLQMNALNNNRMIKVESSEQIKTQNVTNNNLSRSPGNVAQVQYNPKYSTLQQLLMSNTADRSGMLLGQSVPGNTSSVLMNGTSLSPGGFSGRRMMHHRHAQVDSNHSGISSAGGTSGGTMSRLSSSAPTHIGVDLMMWQRREPRPHLLSTGSLAEAGSTSSLSTGSILSPEAPDFSHDEGYSDDSDHYEDYSSHDEDSDTEDAGRASGGMPSSSKAKRYFWQYNVQAKGPKGQRLVIKTQTEDPHVLNEVTDPVFSPNCSVRGIKHSGKARKGDGNDLTPNPKKLHSIGKELDKLGRVINDMTPVSELPFNARPKTRKEKNKLASRACRLKKKAQHEANKIKLYGLETEHKRLINGINQMKMILVNKCSQNPGEPSEELKQNLDGLVKVATKIKIAGNSTEFVNKILENVKAGNNIPIDKVLEDF
- the LOC131683684 gene encoding protein CREBRF homolog isoform X1 — its product is MSGVGGGQGTTSGCNIRLSSIPEFYDQSSASSINTIKLESASPSPSPSTTSMMDALSSNPILTTASVPIPSRHANQRSMVTDLSEYVFDIEQSQSPQLLQDISFVTTSSNSGLHTSTPVDTIFTLQNISESGFMSDGIQIGTMNVSGFGPTEMWTTDSFGQIISPSSTVSSVTNVGGGHTGQFHMDEDDIYQLEKDELISGPTLGDIFATDLLHEDFMMLNPSLNHPSPNLSGDSGSGSGIHLSPSLPQQILRSNTNANTNNNLILTLGNNMQLSSDLMLSTTCEIYDDHTQISTSPYTSNNVNSPAAFSPDSHSSSPSLGFSQTHTPPPQSHMHQQLQMNALNNNRMIKVESSEQIKTQNVTNNNLSRSPGNVAQVQYNPKYSTLQQLLMSNTADRSGMLLGQSVPGNTSSVLMNGTSLSPGGFSGRRMMHHRHAQVDSNHSGISSAGGTSGGTMSRLSSSAPTHIGVDLMMWQRREPRPHLLSTGSLAEAGSTSSLSTGSILSPEAPDFSHDEGYSDDSDHYEDYSSHDEDSDTEDAGRASGGMPSSSKAKRYFWQYNVQAKGPKGQRLVIKTQTEDPHVLNEVTDPVFSPNCSVRGIKNLRLQHSGKARKGDGNDLTPNPKKLHSIGKELDKLGRVINDMTPVSELPFNARPKTRKEKNKLASRACRLKKKAQHEANKIKLYGLETEHKRLINGINQMKMILVNKCSQNPGEPSEELKQNLDGLVKVATKIKIAGNSTEFVNKILENVKAGNNIPIDKVLEDF